In the genome of Oscarella lobularis chromosome 1, ooOscLobu1.1, whole genome shotgun sequence, one region contains:
- the LOC136188030 gene encoding uncharacterized protein: protein MSSACPSSRIGHVAAVVDEEMLLWGGVSVEESTGAEYFCSPDGIESFDLLTRQWYRRQATSNSPSDMPHPCSDSRIGVVPNRDIYQFGGSYFTDGRRAFSSDLHKLDGLTFEWERIVPKSRSMPSGRSHHGMCVLGEKGDEHLVLMGGLGENLYSTTPKEDQFIPDPNDPYVGWNNEVWLFSPRERTGIQARCTGSKPHPRQGHSFTAVDVNRAILIGGTNCMQVFHDAFLFLFSSLEWIKMKLDDSLIPRFLHSTVVVDIPTLGGSVAFVLWGYGKDHFPLSVAQIILIDFQKCKMVSMSDEPNPTGYQSVCSIVRRGLLFILRCGGSPYKYTERKPGALLDILKYDLKSVGEKLLRHNLSEPIEHEFSKPDKHAQKMIEERLSDPSLQIDRQDLVYDETDDFLGQGAFGDVFKATLKKDGREKIVAVKLFTDVRRRTIKEYEMFKKEASVLLQIEPNPFVLGLIGLCAVPRFYALVTEFMSERDLFSFLMSDEVAVEKWETRVTFAKQIARGMLHLHENNPPVIHHNLKATNVLVRRISDENKNQFICKISGFQVSKMSCVSAISIHRLEVSVPCGTVTHIAPERYSEHPYGDGDEEDVVIDLAKKSDVYSYGVVLWEIRERCHPYQELDKDTIRLHVKSGAALPEGRATGSPPFFDDLMKKSVQYNPQNRPTFRDIVVTHLAEVDDLFLPTSQRVEDMTPQRVEDVIAVVTPQSVLVFTRWKQFSAPLSFNNGAEISIPKTSSVLRIQPREGGNAVTTAATASIGFTVFTFDAKQSQGVRDDEFVSDLIQLSLPSGLIDDDVHIEMCHEHGLNLDPTAPATSASKVVFFHQPHDSLAKTEHPLVFDEKTVIDKTEERKIAAQLQSSVVKVVVFPSTAAAAVSSSNSDVAVSFFTHFYGLGRQAFSFRALFFEKMKIPDAWKIDLCIISTRPEHRDRLIVNRSDGLRRPLLLLDQCISLLLWPTETNVVEVDDIEGWINESLLKKVFINMQQLLAARDSPNGAWVETFSFVCNYRELLQQVSTVTAYVTIISGDLRHCLRIEDSSSNFQKIYDKALQRGFVSINRSRVIVVGQDGAGKSCLVDSLLNRPFEREKASTEGAAVTMSHTAASGWKATDNKEYLDPLIAEGCYRSNLQQTALTASASKPISSAEVKKPPSQLKEAPKAHHRASRVKTKSERRAEVVCIEAKTLTHNQQALVTDFLADKPSETTSVRDVWDLGGQEVYLATHSALMPNSSTFDLTIYMVVMDISKSLSDEAESFYRSTDGQVINLSSDLGWIRRNEDFPLYWFGSIAACHEETVRGNYWLGKDEEVKPPPVFAIGSHKDVVKNNKQRFPDSAALGKWLNQQGKRFEELVSNSDFVKHIVRPKRSDDSKVDEDFHEMSHFIERIFLIDNSVSGSRSPCRGVEEVRRRVDRMASTFCRRMQKQPLFWVYLERLLFHWHKSMKTVIARVDEIAEIAQKPNICDISSRDEVLAALKFLANVGAILYYPEVDGLKDIVFTSPTWVIKALSAFVTAAQPGPILEPEWSTLKEKGIMSIELLKYRLKQMRQGANTVSDAAGFSEDSNPDRIENEDRLIVRLLELLDVIAPLAESPTNEFYVPSMLRKLLLFSPTRWEQHTYSSLFPAPLIVIPTKLKFVPECIYFRLVTRFLKLYPKKPRLSRHQCIFFVKDEKSSVLVEVELLYQSRGKWIALTIRFINEEDQNKIGCKFLVSIKNELRRQMKSICQQGMRGFKYNICCQIRQASHIGEELGIDLSNLPVIYSGEEEYSPNDTHLFNPFDELVTSNHEDFLQINFWFGQVPHQRSPIVHNLPSDSQINDLAYELRLHWKDVAYRLEPEPFSRSDVRCIELENPRNLRDQSQSMLDAWTRKYGSKATIPVLCEALTKAGLRNQAERVFTKFVVDKCVSSLP, encoded by the exons ATGTCTTCTGCGTGTCCGTCATCTCGAATTGGACACGTTGCCGCAGTAGTCGATGAGGAGATGCTTCTGTGGGGAGGAGTATCGGTGGAGGAATCGACGGGGGCGGAGTACTTTTGCTCTCCCGATGGGATCgaaagcttcgatttgttGACAAGACAATGGTATCGACGACAAGCAACGTCAAACAGCCCATCCGACATGCCTCATCCATGTTCTGATTCACGAATCGGTGTCGTTCCAAATCGggacatttatcaatttggcGGTTCCTACTTCACTGACGGCCGTCGCGCTTTTTCGAGCGATCTTCACAAATTGGATGGTTTGACGTTCGAATGGGAACGAATCGTTCCCAAGAGCCGATCAATGCCCAGCGGGAGATCGCACCATGGAATGTGCGTGTtaggagagaaaggagatGAGCATCTCGTCCTCATGGGAGGATTAGGAGAAAACCTTTATTCTACGACACCCAAGGAAGATCAATTCATTCCTGATCCTAATGATCCTTACGTGGGGTGGAACAACGAAGTTTGGTTATTTTCTCCCAGAGAGA GGACTGGGATTCAAGCTCGATGCACAGGAAGTAAGCCACATCCTCGGCAGGGGCATTCCTTTACTGCAGTTGATGTTAATCGCGCAATTCTTATTGGCGGTACAAATTGTATGCAAGTGTTTCATGACGCTTTTCTATTCCTGTTTAGCTCACTG gAATGGATTAAAATGAAATTGGATGATTCTCTCATTCCTCGATTCCTCCATTCGACGGTTGTTGTTGATATTCCCACATTAGGGGGGTCTGTTGCTTTTGTCTTGTGGGGATATGGGAAAGACCACTTTCCTCTTTCTGTGGCCCAAATTATTCTAATTGACTTTCAGAAATGCAAAATg GTGTCAATGTCAGATGAGCCCAATCCGACAGGGTATCAATCAGTCTGCTCTATTGTTAGAAGAGGTCTTCTGTTTATTCTGCGATGTGGAGGATCACCTTATAAATATACCGAGAGAAAGCCTGGAGCACTTTTAGACATTTTGAAATATG ATTTAAAAAGTGTTGGCGAAAAACTCCTCCGTCACAATTTAAGCGAACCGATCGAACACGAATTTTCGAAACCCGATAAGCATGCGCAGAAGATGATCGAG GAACGACTTTCAGATCCGTCTCTTCAAATTGACCGACAGGATCTCGTCTATGATGAGACTGACGATTTCTTGGGGCAAGGAGCCTTTGGCGATGTATTCAAAGCAACGCTAAAGAAAGACGGAAGAGagaagatcgtcgccgtcaaactTTTCACGGACgtacgaagaagaacgataAA GGAATACGAAATGTTTAAGAAGGAGGCATCTGTGCTACTTCAAATTGAACCGAATCCTTTCGTCTTGGGTTTAATCGGACTTTGCGCTGTTCCCAGATTCTACGCCCTCGTAACCGAGTTCATGAGCGAAAGagatttgttttcttttctcatgTCAGACGAAGTAGCGGTTGAAAAGTGGGAAACGCGAGTCACGTTTGCGAAGCAAATTGCTAGGGGAATGCTTCATCTCCACGAAAACAATCCACCAGTGATTCACCACAACTTGAAAGCGACAAATGTCTTGGTTAGACGCATTTCAGACgaaaacaaaaatcaatttatttGCAAA ATTAGTGGTTTTCAAGTTTCAAAAATGTCTTGCGTCAGCGCGATTTCAATACATCGGTTAGAGGTTTCCGTGCCGTGTGGCACTGTCACTCACATCGCTCCGGAACGATACTCTGAGCATCCGTACGGTgatggagacgaagaggacgtcgTGATAGATTTGGCAAAAAAATCTGATGTTTATAGCTACGGAGTTGTGCTATGGGAAATACGTGAAAGGTGCCATCCCTATCAAG AACTTGATAAGGATACAATTCGCCTTCACGTAAAAAGTGGAGCGGCTTTACCTGAAGGCCGCGCGACGGGATCTCCGCCTTTTTTTGACGATCTCATGAAGAAGTCTGTTCAATATAATCCGCAAAATCGACCGACTTTCCGCGACATTGTAGTGACGCATTTAGCCGAAGTGGACGACCTGTTTCTTCCAACTTCTCAGCGAGTGGAAGATATGACTCCTCAACGAGTAGAAGATGTGATTGCCGTTGTAACGCCTCAAAGCGTTCTCGTCTTCACTCGATGGAAGCAATTCTCCGCCCCACTCTCATTTAACAATGGAGCGGAGATCTCCATTCCCAAAACGAGCTCGGTTCTTCGAATTCAACCCCGCGAGGGCGGCAATGCAGTTACGACTGCTGCAACGGCGTCGATTGGCTTTACCGTCTTTACATTTGACGCCAAACAATCGCAGGGTGTCCGTGATGACGAATTCGTTAGCGATCTCATTCAATTGTCTCTTCCCTCCGGCTtaatcgacgatgacgtgcaCATTGAAATGTGTCACGAACACGGTCTTAATCTCGATCCAACCGCGCCTGCGACGAGCGCCTCcaaagtcgtcttttttcatcAACCTCACGACTCTTTGGCAAAGACAGAGCACCCTCTTGTATTTGACGAGAAGACCGTCATTGATAAGacggaagagagaaaaatcgccgctcAACTTCAATCGTCtgtcgtcaaagtcgtcgtctttccttcTACTgcggccgccgccgtttcgtcgtccaacTCTGATGTGGCTGTCAGTTTCTTTACTCATTTCTACGGCTTGGGTCGTCAGGCATTTTCATTCCGCGCtctcttttttgaaaaaatgaaaattcccGACGCTTGGAAAATTGATCTTTGCATCATCTCAACCCGTCCCGAACATCGGGATCGTTTGATCGTTAATCGCAGCGATGGCCTCCGTCggcctcttcttcttctcgatcaGTGTATCAGTCTTCTTCTCTGGCCCACGGAAACGAACGTTGTCGAAGTGGACGACATTGAAGGCTGGATCAACGAGAGTCTTCTCAAAAAAGTGTTTATCAACATGCAGCAGTTGTTGGCAGCGAGAGATAGTCCCAATGGTGCTTGGGTCGAAaccttctctttcgtctgcAACTACAGAGAGCTTCTGCAACAAGTTTCGACGGTGACCGCTTACGTCACTATTATATCTGGCGATCTTCGTCATTGCCTTCGCATTGAAGACTCTTCAagcaattttcaaaaaatttatGACAAAGCTCTACAGCGCGGCTTCGTGTCAATTAATCGATCTCGTGTAATAGTTGTTGGACAAGATGGAGCTGGTAAGTCGTGCCTCGTCGACTCTCTTCTAAACCGACCGTTTGAGAGGGAGAAAGCAAGCACAGAAGGTGCCGCTGTCACAATGTCCCACACAGCGGCCAGCGGATGGAAGGCCACCGACAACAAAGAGTACTTGGATCCCCTTATTGCAGAAGGTTGCTATCGTAGTAATCTTCAGCAGACGGCGCTGACGGCGAGCGCTTCTAAGCCGATTTCTTCTGCCGAAGTCAAAAAGCCTCCTTCCCAACTGAAGGAAGCTCCAAAAGCCCATCATCGCGCTTCTCGGGTCAAAACGAAATCGGAACGTCGAGCGGAAGTTGTGTGCATAGAGGCGAAAACGCTCACTCATAATCAACAGGCATTGGTGACCGATTTCCTAGCAGACAAACCGAGTGAAACGACAAGCGTTCGCGATGTATGGGATTTAGGCGGACAAGAAGTTTATCTCGCCACTCACTCTGCTCTCATGCCGAACAGTAGCACTTTTGATTTAACTATATACATGGTTGTGATGGACATCTCGAAGTCTCTATCTGATGAGGCTGAGTCCTTTTATCGTTCAACTGATGGTCAGGTAATTAACCTTTCGAGCGATTTGGGTTGGATACGAAGGAATGAAGACTTTCCACTGTACTGGTTTGGCTCAATCGCAGCGTGTCACGAGGAAACGGTGCGAGGCAATTATTGGCTGGGCAAGGACGAGGAGGTGAAGCCTCCACCAGTATTTGCGATTGGTTCCCACAAAGACGTCGTGAAGAACAACAAGCAAAGGTTTCCTGATTCAGCCGCTTTAGGAAAATGGCTAAACCAGCaaggaaaacgttttgaagaaCTTGTCAGTAACAGCGATTTTGTCAAGCACATCGTCCGGCCTAAAAGAAGCGACGACAGCAAAGTCGATGAAGACTTTCACGAAATGAGTCATTTCATTGAGCGAATTTTTCTTATTGACAATTCCGTATCTGGCTCGCGTTCTCCTTGCAGAGGTGTTGAGGAGGTTCGACGCAGAGTAGACCGcatggcgtcgacgttttgcagGCGAATGCAAAAGCAGCCCTTATTTTGGGTGTACCttgaacgtcttcttttccactGGCACAAAAGCATGAAAACGGTTATTGCTAGAGTTGACGAAATAGCAGAGATTGCCCAGAAACCGAACATCTGTGATATATCaagtcgcgacgaagtcCTCGCGGCGCTGAAGTTTCTTGCCAATGTTGGAGCAATACTGTACTACCCGGAAGTAGATGGCTTGAAAGATATTGTTTTCACGAGTCCTACTTGGGTAATCAAAGCTCTGTCGGCATTTGTGACGGCTGCTCAGCCGGGTCCAATTCTGGAACCGGAGTGGAGTACGctcaaagagaaaggaatAATGTCTATCGAACTATTGAAGTATCGCCTCAAGCAAATGAGGCAAGGAGCTAACACAGTTAGCGATGCGGCGGGCTTCTCAGAGGACAGTAACCCGGACagaattgaaaatgaagatAGACTGATCGTTCGGCTTTTAGaacttcttgacgtcatcgcaccCCTTGCTGAATCGCCTACAAATGAATTTTATGTTCCGTCGATGCTAAGAAAGTTGCTTCTTTTCTCGCCAACTCGCTGGGAGCAGCACACTTACTCGTCTTTATTCCCGGCTCCTCTTATTGTCATTCCTACGAAGCTGAAGTTTGTTCCGGAGTGTATCTACTTCCGTCTTGTAACCCGTTTTCTAAAATTGTATCCGAAAAAACCGCGACTTTCTCGTCATCAGTGTATCTTTTTCGTGAAAGATGAGAAATCGTCAGTGCTAG ttgaagttgaattgTTGTATCAAAGCCGAGGCAAATGGATAGCTCTAACAATTCGCTTTATCAATGAAGAAGACCAAAATAAGATTGGCTGCAAGTTCTTGGTCTCGATCAAAAACGAGCTTCGGCGGCAAATGAAATCTATTTGTCAACAGGGCATGCGGGGTTTTAAATACAACATATGCTGCCAAATAAGACAAGCCAGCCACATCGGCGAGGAGTTGGGCATTGATCTCAGTAATCTTCCTGTGATTTATAGTGGCGAGGAGGAGTATTCTCCAAACGATACCCATCTCTTCAATCCGTTCGATGAACTTGTGACTTCGAATCAtgaagattttcttcaaatcaACTTTTGGTTTGGGCAAGTACCTCATCAACGTAGCCCTATCGTTCATAATCTACCGTCTGATTCTCAAATTAATGATCTCGCTTACGAACTTCGTTTGCATTGGAAAGATGTTGCATATAGACTAGAGCCTGAGCCGTTTAGTCGCAGCGACGTTCGGTGCATCGAGTTGGAAAATCCAAGAAATTTGCGAGATCAATCTCAAAGTATGCTTGACGCTTGGACTAGGAAGTACGGCTCTAAAGCTACGATACCTGTTCTGTGTGAAGCTCTAACAAAAGCGGGCTTACGAAATCAAGCAGAAAGGGTTTTCACGAAATTTGTTGTAGATAAATGTGTATCCTCTTTACCGTAA
- the LOC136199104 gene encoding ATP-dependent translocase ABCB1-like: MEMSAADRSQRQYDVHKASWRAKTTSASNVVPNGEAKRRKTTTHRSSKVSDSSSRVEPKLKPVSYHTLYQFADGIDVIFILLGSVSAIIHGLGWPLVCINLGQLIDTFINHFQGNNVTRPDPTFDFIEGPNALDSSRSRAMFCNESMTSTPTPSTKPGCLHFETEMARRVMYFAVIGAITLVFAFFQISLWVMASQRQITRMRKAVFKAFLAQEVCWFDLHNHAEITSQLVDGIEKVHEGIGDKVGVFIQGLASFVVGLGIAFWKSWEMTLVVLSLVPLLIISLAFISKMVARFSTQVQTAYGRAGVIAEEVLAAIRTVTAFGGQNKAATKYAFLLERTRHRTDHQSKREIKFVFVKIFNVNFLLTIKICYLSIIVCYKFLFFFLCFARTKSSASLNLSRVLHVPSAHYRTRCEKMATERLYAFRTETQAEAAD; this comes from the exons ATGGAAATGAGCGCCGCCGACCGAAGCCAACGCCAATACGATGTCCACAAAGCGTCGTGGCGCGCGAAAACAACGTCGGCCTCAAACGTGGTCCCCAACGGGgaagcgaaacgaaggaaaacgacgacacaTCGCTCGAGCAAAGTATCAGACAG TTCGAGTCGCGTGGAACCGAAACTAAAGCCAGTCTCTTATCACACGTTG tATCAATTCGCTGATgggattgacgtcatttttattcTTCTCGGAAGCGTTTCCGCTATTATTCACGGTCTCGGCTGGCCACTCGTCTGCATCAATCTCGGACAGCTCATCGACACATTCATCAATCATTTCCAAGGCAACAACGTCACGAGACCCGACCCAACGTTCGATTTCATCGAAGGTCCCAACGCATTGGATAGTAGTCGATCACGTGCCATGTTTTGCAATgaatcaatgacgtcgacgccgactccCTCGACTAAACCTGGATGTCTTCACTTTGAAACGGAGATGGCAAGAAGAGTGATGTATTTTGCTGTTATTGGAGCGATTACGCTtgtctttgctttctttcaaatttctctctgGGTTATGGCTTCGCAGAGGCAAATTACTCGAATGAGAAAGGCCGTTTTTAAAGCATTTTTGGCGCAGGAAGTTTGCTGGTTTGATTTGCATAATCACGCGGAAATAACCAGTCAATTAGTCGA TGGTATTGAGAAAGTTCATGAGGGGATTGGTGACAAAGTGGGCGTGTTCATTCAAGGGCTCGCCTCCTTTGTTGTCGGTCTCGGAATAGCGTTTTGGAAGAGTTGGGAAATGACTCTCGTAGTCCTATCTCTTGTTCCCTTACTCATCATAAGTCTGGCATTCATATCCAAG ATGGTGGCAAGGTTTTCGACTCAAGTTCAAACGGCCTACGGAAGAGCTGGGGTTATAGCTGAAGAAGTTCTGGCCGCAATTCGAACAGTGACTGCATTTGGAGGCCAAAACAAAGCAGCTACAAA atatgcctttcttttagaacgaaCGCGTCATAGGACGGACCATCAAAGCAAGCGAGAAATTAAATTTGTATTTGTGAAAATATTTAAtgtgaattttttattaactATAAAAATTTGCTACCTTTCAATTATCGTATGTTACAaatttttattctttttcctATGTTTTGCTCGGACTAAAAGTAGTGCGAGCTTAAATTTGTCGCGCGTCCTTCACGTGCCTAGCGCGCACTATCGTACGCGGTGTGAAAAAATGGCAACGGAACGCCTCTACGCGTTTAGAACTGAGACCCAAGCAGAAGCAGCGGACTAA